In Streptomyces durocortorensis, a genomic segment contains:
- a CDS encoding catalase, whose amino-acid sequence MTEKTPQLPYTTNNAGIPVESDEHSLTVGADGPILLQDHYLIEKMAQFNRERVPERVVHAKGSGAYGTFAVTNDVSQFTKADLFQPGRRTDMLARFSTVAGEQGSPDTWRDPRGFALKFYTEQGNYDMVGNNTPVFFVRDPMKFQDFIRSQKRRPDSGLRDHDMQWDFWTLSPESAHMVTWLMGDRGIPKTYRHMNGYSSHTYMWVNAGGERFWVKYRFKTDQGIDFYTQSDADSMAGTDGDVHRRDLFESIERGDHPSWTLYVQVMPFEDAPDYRFNPFDLTKVWPHGDYPEIEVGRMTLNQNPEDFFVHIEQASFEPSNLVPGIGPSPDKMLLGRLFSYPDTHRYRIGPNYAQLPPNRPRHGVNSYAKDGPMRYEPSRTGAVYAPNSYGGPAADTARFGDPAGWATAGEMVHEAYKPHSEDDDWGQAGTMVREVLDDAARDRLVSNISGHLLDGVSAPVLERALQYWRNVDKDLGDRVAKKVNGG is encoded by the coding sequence GTGACCGAGAAAACTCCGCAGCTTCCGTACACCACGAACAACGCCGGAATCCCGGTGGAGAGCGACGAACACTCGCTCACGGTCGGCGCCGACGGACCGATCCTGCTCCAGGACCACTACCTGATCGAGAAGATGGCCCAGTTCAACCGGGAACGGGTCCCCGAACGGGTGGTGCACGCCAAGGGATCGGGGGCGTACGGGACCTTCGCCGTGACCAACGACGTCAGTCAGTTCACCAAGGCGGACCTGTTCCAGCCCGGCAGGCGCACGGACATGCTGGCCCGCTTCTCCACGGTCGCCGGTGAGCAGGGCTCGCCCGACACCTGGCGCGACCCCCGCGGTTTCGCGCTGAAGTTCTACACCGAGCAGGGCAACTACGACATGGTCGGCAACAACACGCCGGTCTTCTTCGTACGGGACCCGATGAAGTTCCAGGACTTCATCCGCTCGCAGAAGCGCCGCCCGGACAGCGGGCTGCGCGACCACGACATGCAGTGGGACTTCTGGACCCTCTCCCCCGAGTCCGCGCACATGGTGACGTGGCTGATGGGCGACCGGGGCATCCCGAAGACGTACCGCCACATGAACGGCTACAGCTCGCACACCTATATGTGGGTGAACGCGGGCGGCGAGCGGTTCTGGGTGAAGTACCGCTTCAAGACGGACCAGGGCATCGACTTCTACACCCAGTCCGACGCCGACTCCATGGCCGGGACCGACGGCGACGTCCACCGCCGGGACCTGTTCGAGTCGATCGAGCGCGGTGATCATCCGAGCTGGACGCTGTACGTCCAGGTCATGCCGTTCGAGGACGCGCCGGACTACCGTTTCAACCCGTTCGACCTGACGAAGGTGTGGCCGCACGGCGACTATCCGGAGATCGAGGTCGGCCGGATGACGCTGAACCAGAACCCGGAGGACTTCTTCGTCCACATCGAGCAGGCGTCGTTCGAGCCGTCGAACCTGGTGCCGGGCATCGGCCCGTCGCCGGACAAGATGCTGCTCGGCCGGCTGTTCTCGTACCCGGACACTCACCGCTACCGGATCGGCCCGAACTACGCGCAGCTCCCGCCGAACCGGCCGCGGCACGGGGTGAACTCGTACGCCAAGGACGGCCCGATGCGCTACGAGCCCTCGCGGACGGGGGCGGTCTACGCCCCGAACTCCTACGGCGGTCCGGCGGCCGACACCGCCCGGTTCGGTGACCCGGCCGGCTGGGCCACGGCGGGCGAGATGGTCCACGAGGCGTACAAGCCGCACAGCGAGGACGACGACTGGGGCCAGGCGGGCACGATGGTGCGCGAGGTCCTGGACGACGCGGCGCGGGACCGCCTCGTGTCCAACATCTCCGGCCATCTGCTGGACGGCGTGAGCGCTCCGGTGCTGGAGCGGGCCCTCCAGTACTGGCGCAATGTGGACAAGGACCTGGGCGACCGGGTCGCGAAGAAGGTCAACGGCGGCTGA